In one window of Drosophila mauritiana strain mau12 chromosome X, ASM438214v1, whole genome shotgun sequence DNA:
- the LOC117148912 gene encoding uncharacterized protein LOC117148912, whose translation MCSSVGLVVEGVALGSGSQYFSRMTMKREYNTKCFWPDLFCHEVANHYRDYKLQCHLQQQLGSGCVSRNASHRRRKRIPSVKKSREPALLASGYVQFRDVWPTHVHYFPRSDDTTYSSRSQRPVWSGKLSDETYNDAVRRIRSAHSCEQLRHLFNRIPWRRESQIGPSDEVQVASVHGSQTRAWGRLNYKININKCPAESPQQQLPVNFHGYLQLASSYYERGLQANIKYLQSIGQRKRNAIRPATGLPFDEVQRNESPAQETASRLVTLLKRLPRKAKKKAGDHGIWVNIRTVKREDLEKVQSSDENSDLNSELKSNAAYQLTSMCDYSDLDCTTSELDEPTGEEGERTIKHTLTAATSQAAIQVAHTSGDQRRLYEIIDNLSYLSTGEDSCRRQQLILTLPQITFTDCTAQQVAPHSTSFDIFTMKIPNEDRPPNLDLKAT comes from the exons ATGTGCTCCTCTGTCGGCCTGGTTGTAGAAGGCGTTGCTCTGGGCAGTGGAAGCCAGTATTTTTCACGAATGACCATGAAAAGAGAGTACAATACAAAGTGTTTTTGGCCGGATCTCTTTTGTCACGAAGTAGCTAACCACTATAGGGATTACAAGTTACAATGCcatttgcagcagcagcttggATCTGGATGTGTATCCCGAAATGCAAGCCATCGGCGACGAAAGAGGATACCCTCGGTGAAAAAATCTCGGGAGCCTGCTTTATTAGCGTCAGGATATGTGCAGTTTCGCGATGTGTGGCCAACTCATGTGCATTACTTCCCCAG ATCCGACGATACTACCTATTCGTCTCGCAGCCAACGTCCAGTGTGGTCTGGTAAATTGTCTGACGAGACTTACAACGACGCAGTGCGTCGGATTAGAAGTGCTCATAGTTGCGAGCAGCTACGCCACCTGTTCAACCGGATTCCATGGAGAAGGGAGAGCCAAATTGGACCCAGTGATGAGGTGCAGGTGGCCTCCGTGCACGGAAGCCAAACCAGGGCCTGGGGCCGCCTCAATTATAagataaatattaataagtGTCCCGCGGAAAGCCCACAACAGCAACTTCCGGTGAATTTCCACGGCTATTTGCAACTGGCCAGCAGCTATTACGAACGGGGGTTACAGGCTAATATAAAGTACCTGCAATCGATTGGCCAGAGAAAGCGTAATGCAATAAGGCCAGCGACGGGCTTACCCTTTGACGAAGTGCAGCGTAACGAGAGTCCGGCTCAAGAAACGGCCAGTCGACTGGTGACGTTGCTCAAGCGTTTGCCACGCAAGGCAAAGAAGAAAGCAGGCGACCACGGTATTTGGGTGAACATAAGAACAGTAAAGCGAGAGGATCTGGAAAAAGTGCAAAGTTCGGATGAGAATTCGGACTTGAACTCAGAGCTGAAATCGAACGCAGCTTATCAGCTTACTAGCATGTGTGATTATAGTGATTTGGATTGTACAACTTCAGAATTGGATGAACCAACAGGAGAAGAAGGAGAAAGAACTATAAAACACACACTGACTGCAGCAACGAGCCAAGCTGCTATCCAAGTCGCACACACATCCGGTGACCAACGACGTCTCTATGAGATCATcgacaatctaagctacctGAGTACTGGGGAGGACAGTTGTCGCAGGCAGCAACTGATACTGACCTTGCCCCAGATTACGTTCACTGACTGCACCGCTCAACAGGTGGCGCCGCATAGCACCAGCTTCGACATTTTTACAATGAAAATACCCAATGAAGATAGACCACCGAACCTTGATCTGAAAGCGACATAG
- the LOC117148907 gene encoding protein suppressor of forked isoform X1 → MSSARDLIKVDIEWGMERLVRAQQVVELRPYDIESWSVMIREAQTRPIHEVRSLYESLVNVFPTTARYWKLYIEMEMRCRYYERVEKLFQRCLVKILNIDLWKLYLTYVKETKSGLSTHKEKMAQAYDFALEKIGMDLHSFSIWQDYIYFLRGVEAVGNYAENQKITAVRRVYQKAVVTPIVGIEQLWKDYIAFEQNINPIISEKMSLERSKDYMNARRVAKELEYHTKGLNRNLPAVPPTLTKEEVKQVELWKRFITYEKSNPLRTEDTALVTRRVMFATEQCLLVLTHHPAVWHQASQFLDTSARVLTEKGDVQAAKIFADECANILERSINGVLNRNALLYFAYADFEEGRLKYEKVHSMYNKLLQLPDIDPTLVYVQYMKFARRAEGIKSARSIFKKAREDVRSRYHIFVAAALMEYYCSKDKEIAFRIFELGLKRFGGSPEYVMCYIDYLSHLNEDNNTRVLFERVLSSGGLSPHKSVEVWNRFLEFESNIGDLSSIVKVERRRSAVFENLKEYEGKETAQLVDRYKFLDLYPCTSTELKSIGYAENVGIILNKVGGGAQSQNTGEVETDSEATPPLPRPDFSQMIPFKPRPCAHPGAHPLAGGVFPQPPALAALCATLPPPNSFRGPFVSVELLFDIFMRLNLPDSAPQPNGDNELSPKIFDLAKSVHWIVDTSTYTGVQHSVTAIPPRRRRLLPGGDDSDDELQTAVPPSHDIYRLRQLKRFAKSN, encoded by the exons ATGTCTTCGGCCAGAGACCTTATCAAAGTCGACATA GAATGGGGCATGGAGCGCCTGGTGCGAGCTCAGCAAGTGGTGGAGCTGCGGCCCTATGACATCGAGTCCTGGAGTGTCATGATCCGCGAGGCCCAAACGCGGCCAATCCACGAAGTACGCAGCCTTTACGAGTCGCTAGTTAATGTGTTCCCGACAACCGCTCGGTACTGGAAGCTATACATTGAGATGGAGATGCGCTGCCGGTACTACGAACGCGTAGAGAAACTTTTCCAACGCTGCCTAGTCAAGATTTTAAACATCGACCTATGGAAGCTCTATCTTACCTACGTGAAGGAAACCAAGTCGGGTCTAAGCACTCACAA AGAAAAAATGGCCCAGGCTTATGATTTTGCACTGGAGAAAATCGGCATGGATCTACACTCGTTCAGCATCTGGCAGGATTACATATACTTTCTGCGGGGCGTTGAAGCAGTGGGCAACTATGCTGAGAACCAGAAGATCACAGCAGTGCGCCGCGTATATCAAAAGGCGGTAGTCACACCTATCGTGGGCATCGAGCAGTTGTGGAAGGACTATATCGCATTCGAGCAAAACATAAACCCTATTATATCAGAGAAGATGAGTCTGGAGCGATCTAA GGATTACATGAACGCCCGCCGTGTTGCCAAAGAGTTGGAATACCACACAAAGGGTCTCAATCGCAACCTGCCAGCCGTCCCGCCCACACTCACAAAGGAGGAGGTGAAGCAAGTGGAGCTGTGGAAGCGCTTTATCACGTATGAGAAGTCTAATCCGTTGCGCACTGAAGATACGGCCCTAGTCACCCGTCGCGTCATGTTCGCCACAGAGCAATGTTTGCTGGTGCTCACCCACCACCCGGCAGTGTGGCACCAGGCTTCCCAATTCCTGGACACCAGTGCTCGCGTGCTCACCGAGAAAGGC GACGTCCAGGCGGCCAAGATTTTTGCGGACGAGTGCGCTAATATACTGGAGCGGTCTATAAACGGCGTGCTAAACCGAAATGCGTTGCTATATTTTGCCTATGCGGACTTTGAAGAAGGACGGCTAAAGTACGAGAAGGTGCACTCCATGTACAACAAGCTGTTACAGTTGCCAGACATTGATCCCACATTG GTCTATGTTCAGTACATGAAGTTCGCCCGTCGTGCTGAGGGGATCAAGTCGGCCCGTAGCATTTTTAAGAAAGCTCGAGAGGACGTAAGGTCGCGCTATCACATTTTCGTGGCCGCTGCTTTGATGGAGTACTATTGCTCAAAGGACAAAGAAATTGCGTTCCGCATCTTCGAGCTGGGATTGAAGCGTTTTGGTGGCAGTCCAGAGTATGTGATGTGCTACATTGACTACCTGTCCCATCTAAACGAGGACAATAATACGCGCGTCCTGTTTGAACGGGTACTTAGTTCAGGTGGTTTGTCGCCGCACAAGAGTGTTGAGGTCTGGAATCGCTTCCTCGAGTTCGAGTCTAATATTGGGGATCTCTCCAGCATCGTTAAGGTCGAACGTCGCCGTAGTGCCGTTTTCGAGAAC CTTAAAGAGTATGAGGGCAAGGAGACCGCCCAGCTGGTTGACCGCTACAAATTTCTGGACCTTTACCCCTGCACCAGCACCGAGCTCAAGTCAATAGGATATGCTGAG AATGTGGGCATTATACTGAACAAGGTGGGTGGTGGAGCTCAAAGCCAGAACACCGGAGAGGTCGAGACAGATAGCGAGGCAACGCCACCGCTGCCACGTCCAGATTTCTCCCAGATGATTCCATTTAAGCCGCGTCCATGTGCTCATCCTGGTGCCCATCCACTTGCAGGTGGTGTATTTCCGCAACCGCCAGCTCTGGCCGCTTTGTGCGCCACCCTGCCTCCACCGAACTCCTTCCGTGGACCGTTCGTTAGCGTAGAGCTACTATTCGATATCTTCATGCGTCTCAATCTTCCGGACT CCGCACCGCAACCGAATGGAGACAACGAATTGTCGCCTAAGATCTTCGATCTGGCTAAGTCGGTTCACTGGATCGTGGACACAAGCACGTATACGGGGGTGCAGCACAGTGTTACGGCCATTCCACCGCGCCGGCGACGACTGCTGCCTGGAGGCGATGATAGTGACGACGAGCTGCAGACCGCTGTGCCGCCCTCCCACGATATATATCGCCTGCGGCAGCTAAAGCGTTTCGCCAAGTCTAATTAA
- the LOC117148907 gene encoding protein suppressor of forked isoform X2 — MAQAYDFALEKIGMDLHSFSIWQDYIYFLRGVEAVGNYAENQKITAVRRVYQKAVVTPIVGIEQLWKDYIAFEQNINPIISEKMSLERSKDYMNARRVAKELEYHTKGLNRNLPAVPPTLTKEEVKQVELWKRFITYEKSNPLRTEDTALVTRRVMFATEQCLLVLTHHPAVWHQASQFLDTSARVLTEKGDVQAAKIFADECANILERSINGVLNRNALLYFAYADFEEGRLKYEKVHSMYNKLLQLPDIDPTLVYVQYMKFARRAEGIKSARSIFKKAREDVRSRYHIFVAAALMEYYCSKDKEIAFRIFELGLKRFGGSPEYVMCYIDYLSHLNEDNNTRVLFERVLSSGGLSPHKSVEVWNRFLEFESNIGDLSSIVKVERRRSAVFENLKEYEGKETAQLVDRYKFLDLYPCTSTELKSIGYAENVGIILNKVGGGAQSQNTGEVETDSEATPPLPRPDFSQMIPFKPRPCAHPGAHPLAGGVFPQPPALAALCATLPPPNSFRGPFVSVELLFDIFMRLNLPDSAPQPNGDNELSPKIFDLAKSVHWIVDTSTYTGVQHSVTAIPPRRRRLLPGGDDSDDELQTAVPPSHDIYRLRQLKRFAKSN, encoded by the exons ATGGCCCAGGCTTATGATTTTGCACTGGAGAAAATCGGCATGGATCTACACTCGTTCAGCATCTGGCAGGATTACATATACTTTCTGCGGGGCGTTGAAGCAGTGGGCAACTATGCTGAGAACCAGAAGATCACAGCAGTGCGCCGCGTATATCAAAAGGCGGTAGTCACACCTATCGTGGGCATCGAGCAGTTGTGGAAGGACTATATCGCATTCGAGCAAAACATAAACCCTATTATATCAGAGAAGATGAGTCTGGAGCGATCTAA GGATTACATGAACGCCCGCCGTGTTGCCAAAGAGTTGGAATACCACACAAAGGGTCTCAATCGCAACCTGCCAGCCGTCCCGCCCACACTCACAAAGGAGGAGGTGAAGCAAGTGGAGCTGTGGAAGCGCTTTATCACGTATGAGAAGTCTAATCCGTTGCGCACTGAAGATACGGCCCTAGTCACCCGTCGCGTCATGTTCGCCACAGAGCAATGTTTGCTGGTGCTCACCCACCACCCGGCAGTGTGGCACCAGGCTTCCCAATTCCTGGACACCAGTGCTCGCGTGCTCACCGAGAAAGGC GACGTCCAGGCGGCCAAGATTTTTGCGGACGAGTGCGCTAATATACTGGAGCGGTCTATAAACGGCGTGCTAAACCGAAATGCGTTGCTATATTTTGCCTATGCGGACTTTGAAGAAGGACGGCTAAAGTACGAGAAGGTGCACTCCATGTACAACAAGCTGTTACAGTTGCCAGACATTGATCCCACATTG GTCTATGTTCAGTACATGAAGTTCGCCCGTCGTGCTGAGGGGATCAAGTCGGCCCGTAGCATTTTTAAGAAAGCTCGAGAGGACGTAAGGTCGCGCTATCACATTTTCGTGGCCGCTGCTTTGATGGAGTACTATTGCTCAAAGGACAAAGAAATTGCGTTCCGCATCTTCGAGCTGGGATTGAAGCGTTTTGGTGGCAGTCCAGAGTATGTGATGTGCTACATTGACTACCTGTCCCATCTAAACGAGGACAATAATACGCGCGTCCTGTTTGAACGGGTACTTAGTTCAGGTGGTTTGTCGCCGCACAAGAGTGTTGAGGTCTGGAATCGCTTCCTCGAGTTCGAGTCTAATATTGGGGATCTCTCCAGCATCGTTAAGGTCGAACGTCGCCGTAGTGCCGTTTTCGAGAAC CTTAAAGAGTATGAGGGCAAGGAGACCGCCCAGCTGGTTGACCGCTACAAATTTCTGGACCTTTACCCCTGCACCAGCACCGAGCTCAAGTCAATAGGATATGCTGAG AATGTGGGCATTATACTGAACAAGGTGGGTGGTGGAGCTCAAAGCCAGAACACCGGAGAGGTCGAGACAGATAGCGAGGCAACGCCACCGCTGCCACGTCCAGATTTCTCCCAGATGATTCCATTTAAGCCGCGTCCATGTGCTCATCCTGGTGCCCATCCACTTGCAGGTGGTGTATTTCCGCAACCGCCAGCTCTGGCCGCTTTGTGCGCCACCCTGCCTCCACCGAACTCCTTCCGTGGACCGTTCGTTAGCGTAGAGCTACTATTCGATATCTTCATGCGTCTCAATCTTCCGGACT CCGCACCGCAACCGAATGGAGACAACGAATTGTCGCCTAAGATCTTCGATCTGGCTAAGTCGGTTCACTGGATCGTGGACACAAGCACGTATACGGGGGTGCAGCACAGTGTTACGGCCATTCCACCGCGCCGGCGACGACTGCTGCCTGGAGGCGATGATAGTGACGACGAGCTGCAGACCGCTGTGCCGCCCTCCCACGATATATATCGCCTGCGGCAGCTAAAGCGTTTCGCCAAGTCTAATTAA
- the LOC117148914 gene encoding AT-rich binding protein, whose protein sequence is MGFPRILSKNNKIYTKLGEFCLSGDSFWIVCHTCQEELQTQDQFWKHIQDEHNFLHGVAKEHSRTSSYCLTDVEAAAAAATPGSSSQQGATAISVPLALYTCSTKYSEEEQREVELHEQQVQVQQQVQQQVQQQQAQQQQQQQSQQHGHQQHQVQQQHAHQQLQQQRDVAKELAELHANAVAAAAAAATVVSTGEGTTRSNSAIDIKIEPSSLTLTPEMQAAAAAGGTIYHLPQLVPPPVPPPPPASGFVSVSASTSTSTVSTTPPNALQQQQQLNMSVVPSAAAMLAASQEQLPKDSNSTTASAGSAVSSDDGERWYVCDYETCGLKFKYKSRMELHRVVHSKERRFNCELCSASFKQSCNLSTHRKKKHALRGIKSEILPQRF, encoded by the exons ATGGGTTTTCCGCGCATCCtcagcaagaacaacaagatCTACACCAAGCTTGGCGAGTTCTGTTTGTCGGGGGATAGCTTCTGGATTGTTTGTCACACGTGCCAAGAGGAGCTTCAGACACAGGATCAGTTCTGGAAGCACATACAGGATGAGCATAATTTCCTGCACGGGGTGGCAAAG GAACACAGTCGTACATCCAGCTACTGCCTAACGGATGTGGAGGctgcggcggcagcagcaacgccAGGAAGCAGCTCCCAGCAAGGCGCGACAGCGATCAGTGTGCCACTGGCCCTTTACACCTGCTCAACCAAGTACTCAGAGGAGGAACAACGGGAGGTGGAACTGCACGAACAGCAGGTTCAAGTACAACAGCAGGTGCAACAACAagtgcaacaacagcaagcgcagcagcaacaacaacaacagtctCAGCAGCACGggcaccagcagcaccaggTTCAACAACAACATGCCCACCAGCAGCTCCAACAGCAGCGGGATGTTGCCAAGGAGCTGGCTGAACTCCATGCCAATGCGGTAGCTGCCGCTGCAGCCGCTGCAACTGTGGTATCCACAGGCGAGGGAACTACACGTAGCAACAGCGCCATCGACATTAAGATAGAGCCCAGCAGTCTGACACTTACACCCGAAATGcaggctgctgctgcagctggtgGGACCATTTACCATCTGCCACAGCTAGTTCCACCACCTGTACCGCCTCCACCGCCAGCGTCCGGATTTGTTAGCGTCAGCGCCAGTACCAGCACCTCCACGGTCAGCACCACGCCCCCTAATGCtctacagcagcagcagcaactaaaCATGTCTGTCGTTCCTTCGGCCGCCGCTATGCTAGCCGCCAGTCAGGAACAGCTGCCTAAGGACTCTAACAGCACGACGGCCAGCGCCGGGAGTGCTGTGTCTTCAGATGACGGAGAACGGTGGTACGTCTGCGATTACGAGACTTGTGGTTTGAAGTTTAAGTATAAGTCTAGAATGGAGCTGCATCGTGTAGTTCACAGCAAGGAGCGGCGGTTCAATTGCGAACTGTGCAGTGCCTCCTTCAAGCAGTCGTGCAACCTATCAAcgcaccgaaaaaaaaagcACGCACTGAGAGGCATCAAAAGCGAGATATTGCCGCAGCGCTTTTAG
- the LOC117148907 gene encoding protein suppressor of forked isoform X3: MSSARDLIKVDIEWGMERLVRAQQVVELRPYDIESWSVMIREAQTRPIHEVRSLYESLVNVFPTTARYWKLYIEMEMRCRYYERVEKLFQRCLVKILNIDLWKLYLTYVKETKSGLSTHKEKMAQAYDFALEKIGMDLHSFSIWQDYIYFLRGVEAVGNYAENQKITAVRRVYQKAVVTPIVGIEQLWKDYIAFEQNINPIISEKMSLERSKDYMNARRVAKELEYHTKGLNRNLPAVPPTLTKEEVKQVELWKRFITYEKSNPLRTEDTALVTRRVMFATEQCLLVLTHHPAVWHQASQFLDTSARVLTEKGVRTSVENISPILCVTVVNQIERVMPFAWWWAKDVQAAKIFADECANILERSINGVLNRNALLYFAYADFEEGRLKYEKVHSMYNKLLQLPDIDPTLVYVQYMKFARRAEGIKSARSIFKKAREDVRSRYHIFVAAALMEYYCSKDKEIAFRIFELGLKRFGGSPEYVMCYIDYLSHLNEDNNTRVLFERVLSSGGLSPHKSVEVWNRFLEFESNIGDLSSIVKVERRRSAVFENLKEYEGKETAQLVDRYKFLDLYPCTSTELKSIGYAENVGIILNKVGGGAQSQNTGEVETDSEATPPLPRPDFSQMIPFKPRPCAHPGAHPLAGGVFPQPPALAALCATLPPPNSFRGPFVSVELLFDIFMRLNLPDSAPQPNGDNELSPKIFDLAKSVHWIVDTSTYTGVQHSVTAIPPRRRRLLPGGDDSDDELQTAVPPSHDIYRLRQLKRFAKSN; the protein is encoded by the exons ATGTCTTCGGCCAGAGACCTTATCAAAGTCGACATA GAATGGGGCATGGAGCGCCTGGTGCGAGCTCAGCAAGTGGTGGAGCTGCGGCCCTATGACATCGAGTCCTGGAGTGTCATGATCCGCGAGGCCCAAACGCGGCCAATCCACGAAGTACGCAGCCTTTACGAGTCGCTAGTTAATGTGTTCCCGACAACCGCTCGGTACTGGAAGCTATACATTGAGATGGAGATGCGCTGCCGGTACTACGAACGCGTAGAGAAACTTTTCCAACGCTGCCTAGTCAAGATTTTAAACATCGACCTATGGAAGCTCTATCTTACCTACGTGAAGGAAACCAAGTCGGGTCTAAGCACTCACAA AGAAAAAATGGCCCAGGCTTATGATTTTGCACTGGAGAAAATCGGCATGGATCTACACTCGTTCAGCATCTGGCAGGATTACATATACTTTCTGCGGGGCGTTGAAGCAGTGGGCAACTATGCTGAGAACCAGAAGATCACAGCAGTGCGCCGCGTATATCAAAAGGCGGTAGTCACACCTATCGTGGGCATCGAGCAGTTGTGGAAGGACTATATCGCATTCGAGCAAAACATAAACCCTATTATATCAGAGAAGATGAGTCTGGAGCGATCTAA GGATTACATGAACGCCCGCCGTGTTGCCAAAGAGTTGGAATACCACACAAAGGGTCTCAATCGCAACCTGCCAGCCGTCCCGCCCACACTCACAAAGGAGGAGGTGAAGCAAGTGGAGCTGTGGAAGCGCTTTATCACGTATGAGAAGTCTAATCCGTTGCGCACTGAAGATACGGCCCTAGTCACCCGTCGCGTCATGTTCGCCACAGAGCAATGTTTGCTGGTGCTCACCCACCACCCGGCAGTGTGGCACCAGGCTTCCCAATTCCTGGACACCAGTGCTCGCGTGCTCACCGAGAAAGGCGTGCGTACTAGTGTTGAAAACATTTCACCTATTCTCTGCGTTACTGTAGTGAATCAAATAGAGCGGGTTATGCCCTTTGCTTGGTGGTGGGCAAAG GACGTCCAGGCGGCCAAGATTTTTGCGGACGAGTGCGCTAATATACTGGAGCGGTCTATAAACGGCGTGCTAAACCGAAATGCGTTGCTATATTTTGCCTATGCGGACTTTGAAGAAGGACGGCTAAAGTACGAGAAGGTGCACTCCATGTACAACAAGCTGTTACAGTTGCCAGACATTGATCCCACATTG GTCTATGTTCAGTACATGAAGTTCGCCCGTCGTGCTGAGGGGATCAAGTCGGCCCGTAGCATTTTTAAGAAAGCTCGAGAGGACGTAAGGTCGCGCTATCACATTTTCGTGGCCGCTGCTTTGATGGAGTACTATTGCTCAAAGGACAAAGAAATTGCGTTCCGCATCTTCGAGCTGGGATTGAAGCGTTTTGGTGGCAGTCCAGAGTATGTGATGTGCTACATTGACTACCTGTCCCATCTAAACGAGGACAATAATACGCGCGTCCTGTTTGAACGGGTACTTAGTTCAGGTGGTTTGTCGCCGCACAAGAGTGTTGAGGTCTGGAATCGCTTCCTCGAGTTCGAGTCTAATATTGGGGATCTCTCCAGCATCGTTAAGGTCGAACGTCGCCGTAGTGCCGTTTTCGAGAAC CTTAAAGAGTATGAGGGCAAGGAGACCGCCCAGCTGGTTGACCGCTACAAATTTCTGGACCTTTACCCCTGCACCAGCACCGAGCTCAAGTCAATAGGATATGCTGAG AATGTGGGCATTATACTGAACAAGGTGGGTGGTGGAGCTCAAAGCCAGAACACCGGAGAGGTCGAGACAGATAGCGAGGCAACGCCACCGCTGCCACGTCCAGATTTCTCCCAGATGATTCCATTTAAGCCGCGTCCATGTGCTCATCCTGGTGCCCATCCACTTGCAGGTGGTGTATTTCCGCAACCGCCAGCTCTGGCCGCTTTGTGCGCCACCCTGCCTCCACCGAACTCCTTCCGTGGACCGTTCGTTAGCGTAGAGCTACTATTCGATATCTTCATGCGTCTCAATCTTCCGGACT CCGCACCGCAACCGAATGGAGACAACGAATTGTCGCCTAAGATCTTCGATCTGGCTAAGTCGGTTCACTGGATCGTGGACACAAGCACGTATACGGGGGTGCAGCACAGTGTTACGGCCATTCCACCGCGCCGGCGACGACTGCTGCCTGGAGGCGATGATAGTGACGACGAGCTGCAGACCGCTGTGCCGCCCTCCCACGATATATATCGCCTGCGGCAGCTAAAGCGTTTCGCCAAGTCTAATTAA